One Apostichopus japonicus isolate 1M-3 chromosome 14, ASM3797524v1, whole genome shotgun sequence genomic window carries:
- the LOC139980023 gene encoding dolichyl-diphosphooligosaccharide--protein glycosyltransferase subunit TUSC3-like isoform X2, whose amino-acid sequence MKSSVKASVAILILYVLIALYSIGHAAKSDGNKKENQLGERVKQLSDWGSKRAVIKMNGDKYRQFVRMAPRNYSVIIMFTAMQPQRQCSVCQNVNDEFQIVANSWIYSPSYSNKLFFASVDYDEAPDVFNAMKVTAAPSIMHFPPKGKPKKNDVYDMQRLGIQAEVMVKWVTERTDIQIRIFRPPNYSGTITLGVLMLMVAGFLYFRRNNLEFLYNKTMWGVAALSIVFAMTSGQMWNHIRGPPYAHRNPQNGQVSYIHGSSQGQFVAETHIILLLNCAVTVGFIMMNKNPISEGDVRKRRVLTVIGLGLVVFFFSLILSIFRAKYRGYPYSFLIR is encoded by the exons ATGAAGTCATCTGTAAAGGCTAGCGTGGCAATATTAATCCTATATGTGTTAATTGCTCTGTATAGTATTGGACATGCTGCAAAATCAGATGGCAACAAAAAGGAG AACCAACTTGGTGAGAGAGTGAAGCAGTTATCTGACTGGGGAAGCAAGCGAGCAGTCATCAAGATGAACGGTGACAAATACCGTCAGTTCGTCCGCATGGCTCCTCGAAATTACTCCGTCATCATCATGTTCACAGCCATGCAGCCTCAGAGGCAGTGCTCAGTTTGTCA GAATGTAAACGACGAATTTCAGATCGTAGCTAACAGCTGGATTTATTCTCCTTCCTACTCGAACAAACTGTTCTTTGCAAGTGTGGATTATGACGAAGCCCCAGATGTCTTCAATGCG ATGAAAGTCACAGCTGCTCCTAGCATTATGCACTTCCCACCAAAGGGTAAACCCAAGAAGAATGATGTCTATGATATGCAACG ATTAGGGATTCAAGCTGAGGTTATGGTGAAATGGGTTACAGAGAGAACAGACATACAG ATACGTATCTTCAGGCCTCCCAACTACTCTGGAACCATCACCCTCGGTGTGCTGATGTTAATGGTGGCTGGATTCCTGTATTTCAGAAGAAATAATCTTGAATTTCTGTATAATAAGACCATGTGGGGAGTAGCTGCTTTG AGTATTGTGTTTGCCATGACTTCTGGCCAGATGTGGAATCATATCCGCGGTCCCCCGTATGCCCATCGAAATCCACAGAATGGCCAAGTG AGCTACATCCATGGAAGTAGTCAAGGACAGTTTGTGGCAGAGACTCACATCATTTTACTGCTCA ACTGTGCTGTGACAGTAGGATTTATCATGATGAATAAAAATCCAATATCCGAAGGCGACGTTCGAAAGCGGAGAG TGCTAACAGTGATTGGTCTTGGCCTGGTGGTGTTTTTCTTCAGTTTAATCCTGTCTATCTTCAGAGCAAAATACCGAGGTTACCCATACAG CTTCTTGATCAGGTGA
- the LOC139980023 gene encoding dolichyl-diphosphooligosaccharide--protein glycosyltransferase subunit TUSC3-like isoform X1: MQGNCNRERASRNSKMKSSVKASVAILILYVLIALYSIGHAAKSDGNKKENQLGERVKQLSDWGSKRAVIKMNGDKYRQFVRMAPRNYSVIIMFTAMQPQRQCSVCQNVNDEFQIVANSWIYSPSYSNKLFFASVDYDEAPDVFNAMKVTAAPSIMHFPPKGKPKKNDVYDMQRLGIQAEVMVKWVTERTDIQIRIFRPPNYSGTITLGVLMLMVAGFLYFRRNNLEFLYNKTMWGVAALSIVFAMTSGQMWNHIRGPPYAHRNPQNGQVSYIHGSSQGQFVAETHIILLLNCAVTVGFIMMNKNPISEGDVRKRRVLTVIGLGLVVFFFSLILSIFRAKYRGYPYSFLIR; encoded by the exons aTGCAGGGGAACTGTAATCGAGAGCGGGCCAGTCG AAACAGCAAGATGAAGTCATCTGTAAAGGCTAGCGTGGCAATATTAATCCTATATGTGTTAATTGCTCTGTATAGTATTGGACATGCTGCAAAATCAGATGGCAACAAAAAGGAG AACCAACTTGGTGAGAGAGTGAAGCAGTTATCTGACTGGGGAAGCAAGCGAGCAGTCATCAAGATGAACGGTGACAAATACCGTCAGTTCGTCCGCATGGCTCCTCGAAATTACTCCGTCATCATCATGTTCACAGCCATGCAGCCTCAGAGGCAGTGCTCAGTTTGTCA GAATGTAAACGACGAATTTCAGATCGTAGCTAACAGCTGGATTTATTCTCCTTCCTACTCGAACAAACTGTTCTTTGCAAGTGTGGATTATGACGAAGCCCCAGATGTCTTCAATGCG ATGAAAGTCACAGCTGCTCCTAGCATTATGCACTTCCCACCAAAGGGTAAACCCAAGAAGAATGATGTCTATGATATGCAACG ATTAGGGATTCAAGCTGAGGTTATGGTGAAATGGGTTACAGAGAGAACAGACATACAG ATACGTATCTTCAGGCCTCCCAACTACTCTGGAACCATCACCCTCGGTGTGCTGATGTTAATGGTGGCTGGATTCCTGTATTTCAGAAGAAATAATCTTGAATTTCTGTATAATAAGACCATGTGGGGAGTAGCTGCTTTG AGTATTGTGTTTGCCATGACTTCTGGCCAGATGTGGAATCATATCCGCGGTCCCCCGTATGCCCATCGAAATCCACAGAATGGCCAAGTG AGCTACATCCATGGAAGTAGTCAAGGACAGTTTGTGGCAGAGACTCACATCATTTTACTGCTCA ACTGTGCTGTGACAGTAGGATTTATCATGATGAATAAAAATCCAATATCCGAAGGCGACGTTCGAAAGCGGAGAG TGCTAACAGTGATTGGTCTTGGCCTGGTGGTGTTTTTCTTCAGTTTAATCCTGTCTATCTTCAGAGCAAAATACCGAGGTTACCCATACAG CTTCTTGATCAGGTGA